Genomic segment of Oncorhynchus keta strain PuntledgeMale-10-30-2019 chromosome 12, Oket_V2, whole genome shotgun sequence:
CTCCAGAACCGATGGGTTTTAGATTCTGGTAGCGTTTGAGAACTGTGAAGGTGGAATCTCCTACTTCCACGCTGTAGAACTGGTTGTCCACTTTGCTTTTAGACATGTTGTAGTGTTTGACGATATATGACACATCCACTTGTTTACCAAAACCCTGCAGAGGACAAACAAAACATAACAGGTCAGTGATGTCACCTCTGTGACTGGGCTCTAAAACGCCAGCTGCATTGCTAAAGTTCTTTGTTC
This window contains:
- the LOC127906518 gene encoding mitogen-activated protein kinase 10-like, with product MSSNEALSLKVFMRSDFFYYCSEPVLDVKIAFCQGFGKQVDVSYIVKHYNMSKSKVDNQFYSVEVGDSTFTVLKRYQNLKPIGSGAQGIVW